In Larimichthys crocea isolate SSNF unplaced genomic scaffold, L_crocea_2.0 scaffold8500, whole genome shotgun sequence, one genomic interval encodes:
- the LOC113745564 gene encoding proline-rich protein 2-like: MEQKSHKRTPQTPPHKGTHQPPRSNPQQPPPSAPTATTRLTGPPHHKARHTRHPPPPPNHPPKTKRPHPGSTPQPRQQTPPPPNPPTTPNNHTTPHTPSPPSPPTPSPPTQLPPKTTPRHRRPNPHTGQQHNTNQPTTHPPTPDPHNPPAPRQPPKSRTPTRPPPQHPPPHHHTPPPTNIRKTPPPTTKPHPQATGTGREVTDGQPPRRTSAPPPPPGARPRARKHTTPTCSHRHPQTHQETPSSSHPTQGAPTTTEQHPTTGQPGAAPPNPPPPTHPPPKTHPKHKHPPTT; the protein is encoded by the coding sequence ATGGAGCAAAAAAGCCACAAACGAACCCCCCAGACACCGCCCCACAAGGGCACACACCAACCCCCGAGAAGCAACCCACAGCAACCACCGCCCTCGGCCCCCACCGCGACAACACGACTGACGGGACCCCCACACCACAAGGCCCGACACACGcgacacccccccccccccccaaaccacCCCCCAAAAACGAAACGACCCCACCCGGGGAGCACACCCCAACCGCGACAACAaacaccccccccacccaacccccccaccacacCAAACAACCACACCACCCCCCACAcaccctcccccccctccccccccaccCCGTCCCCACCAACCCAACTACCACCCAAAACAACGCCGCGACACAGGCGCCCCAACCCACACACCGGCCAACAACACAACACGAACCAACCAaccacccacccccccacacccGACCCCCACAACCCCCCGGCACCCAGACAACCCCCCAAAAGCCGAACACCCACACGCCCCCCACCAcaacacccccccccacaccaccacacaccccCACCAACCAACATCCgaaaaacccccccccccaccaccaaaCCCCACCCACAGGCCACGGGCACGGGCCGCGAGGTGACCGACGGCCAACCCCCCCGACGCACAAgcgcccccccacccccccccggCGCGCGGCCACGAGCCCGCAAACACACCACCCCCACATGCTCACACCGCCACCCACAGACCCACCAAGAAACCCCAAGCAGCTCCCACCCCACACAGGGCGCGCCAACCACCACAGAACAACACCCCACCACCGGCCAACCCGGGGCCGCGCCgcccaaccccccaccccccacccacccaccccccaaaaCCCACCCGAAGCACAAACACCCACCCACCACGG